CGTCTCCCATCCAAGCAAACGGTGCTGGAAGGAGCAGGAAGAATCCTTCCCAGCCGATAACGACCCCCATGCAAAACTCAATCTGCCTCCTTCCACGAAGGAAGGAGTATTTTTGGTTGCTCGATCCCGTACGGGTTCATCCAGGGATGCCCTCTGCATCCACAAGCTGCTTCCCGAGGATCATGGTTTGAAAAAAGGGGCGATTATTTGCTCCCACCCCGTCAAAAAATACGAGAAAAAGAAGCCAGGACATACAGGTTGTTGAAGAGAGACCCGTTGATCCATCTCCAGGGGTCGGATCCCTCCCGTTGCAGACCGACCCAGTAGTGCAAGGCACGCCCGTAGCGCAATAGGAAGcgctggaaagcaaaaaaaaaaaacacattgtgcCCATCTTCACCTCACACCCTCCAAGGAACCCCACGGCTGCTTCCCAAAAAGCCACCCCAGCGCCCGGCAAACCCCTCGTTTAACCAAGTCCTCCCGGCTGTCGATGGTGGCCAGCTGGGCTCGTCGGGAGAGGCAGAAGCTCCGGCTCCTGTTCCAGTCGGCCTCGTCCTCCACGAAGTAAAAGCATTTCTCCCCGAACCCGATGCCGTTCCCCGAGCAGCTGGGAAGGATGGGAGAGGGGCAGGACGGACATTTCCTGgctggaaagaagcagaaggaattcTGGTGAAACCTTTACCCGGCGTGTTTTAAATCGGTGGTGATGATTTGTGAGAGGTCCAACCCCTcgtgttaaaaagaaaaaaaaaaacacgttcattttcacttctcatCTTATTcttgtcattttcattttcctgttcgcgttcaaaatattcattttcagctCCAGAAGCCACTCGGGGCTAAAATAAAcacctccttccctctccattAAAGGtctttctgcagcttcctcctgGCGCTGAGTGTTTTGGGGCCGTTTTGGCCCCTTTTAGGGACAAATTTTGCCCCCTTTCCAGGTTTTCCCGTGGCATCCCacacccagcccctgccctgtcctCACTGCTGGGTTTTCTAAAGGGTaggagaggattttttttttttttggggggggggaacctcCATCCTCTTACCCGCCAGGGCAATGACGGCGATCAGCAACGCAGCCACGAGCACGGTGACCCCGATGGGGACCAGTTTGTCCTTAAGGCACCTGAGGCTAAAAGCTGGAGGGAGAACAAGGCAACGGAGCGTGGGGGAGAGGCACGGTCAGCCCCCCGAGCTCCCCACTGCCCCCCCCCTATTCCCCCCAGCACCTGAAAATAcccccagaaaaaaacacatatcaGGGGGAAAAGGCTCAGTTCGGGGGCTGCCATCGGCCTCCGAGGATTTTTAGGGCTGCCTGAGCTCATTGCATCGCCTCCGACCCCGTCGAGCTCTGGAGACGGGCATCGCACCCACACCCGCAGCTCGGGCCATCCCACGCCTCTCCCGGCTTTCCCTTCCTCATGCCCCTCTCCCCAGCTACTTTAATCCAATTAAATTATGCCCAACGTAGCCCTAAGCCCTGCCACGACCTCCAGGAACACCGCGGCGTCCCCAAAACAGGACCGGTGCTCACTCATCTCCTTGGCTCCTCGGCGCGGGGGCATCATCGCAGCAGCGGCGTCCTCACCTGCACCAAAGCCCGAGGGGCTGGTAAGGAGGTGGAGGagcccctctgcctcctgcctggccccgtgagcaggatctggccccacacaccccccccccagcacccattAGGGCCAGCCCAAGGGCGGCAGCTCATTCCCTTATTTCGGGGGAGACGGAAAGCAGACGGGGGTGGATGGTTTCCACCTTCCTGCTTCGAAAGAGGGGGGCTCGAGCCCATCGCTTCCAAGCCAGGAAACCATTTCAGCACCTTCTGTTTGCCGTGGGGAGGTGCTGTCTCGATAATTTCCCCATATTTCAACGTTTTTTTGGCTCCAGCCCCCACTCCACTTGACAGCCCACCAGAGCCCATTTGAGCAACGTAGCCCCAAAATCCGAGCGACCCCAAAACCACCCATCGCATGCAGGGCAGCCCCCTAAGACCCCTAAGAAAAGGGCACGGGGGTGCATTTACCTGCATCAGGAAGGGCTTCTGCCATCCTCAAagtcccttttctttcccttttcttttttttttttccagccagttCTTATAAAAAATATCCGAAGCGCTATTTTAGGCCCAGACAAGCTGTTTTCTTAAAGCCCGCAGGAAAACATCCTCGTTTCTTGCTGTTTACATTTCCTCCAAGCTTCGTTCAAcctcacaggctgcagcaaaTGCCCCAGCtcacaactgaaaataaatacacgaaaagaaaaaaactaacaatAAAGCAAGAAACCCGCGGGTGAAGCCGCTGCCACCGAATCGTTTGCATCTCAAAA
Above is a window of Oxyura jamaicensis isolate SHBP4307 breed ruddy duck unplaced genomic scaffold, BPBGC_Ojam_1.0 oxyUn_random_OJ72626, whole genome shotgun sequence DNA encoding:
- the LOC118159903 gene encoding C-type lectin domain family 2 member A-like isoform X2 translates to MAEALPDAGEDAAAAMMPPRRGAKEMTFSLRCLKDKLVPIGVTVLVAALLIAVIALAARKCPSCPSPILPSCSGNGIGFGEKCFYFVEDEADWNRSRSFCLSRRAQLATIDSREDLRFLLRYGRALHYWVGLQREGSDPWRWINGSLFNNLFDIRGNGQCAYINLDGVSSDWCSQLKYSVCSHPLKSPRGAWRGGEP